TTTACGCAAGAGCAAGCTCGCGAAGTTCTGCAGGGTTTTTGAGTTAACCGGCTGCTGAAAAAACCACCTACTCTATTCTGCACGTAACCATTCACGGTGTAGTGATTTTTTAATGGTTAGCGTGCTGCAGAGTACCGTAGAACGGTATTCACGCCAGTGTCTCCTCCCAGACGCTCTCGCTTTCATCCCTGTGCCGCTCGCCATCCGGGCTCGCTATCGGAGTCCCTGGCGCTCATACCGAAAAATGTACATTGCCTTACCGTGAATAGTTACGATTTTTCAAAAAAATTCCCCCGCCGGAGCTTCGGCGGGGGAATTTTATGATGAATTCAAAGATATTGCGCGCTGTTCTTAGACCAGCGAGGAGATGCTCTTGGGCAGCTCGTCGAGCTGCAGGTAGCTGTAGATCTCTTCTGCGTGAGGCGCAATGCGCTCCTTGTACTTCTGCAGGTACTCGTCAGGTGTGGGTATTTTTCCACTCAGGGCAGTCACCGCGGCCACTTCGGCAGAGCCGAGGAAGACCTGGGCGCCATCACCCAAACGATTGTCGAAGTTGCGGGTTGAGGTGGAGAATACCGTAGCCTTGTCAGGAACTCGGGCCTGGTTCCCCATGCACAGGGAGCAGCCAGGCTGTTCCACGCGACCACCGACCGCGCTGAACTTGGCAAAAGTAGCCTCTTCCATAAGTTTTTTGTAGTCCATGCGAGTTGGAGGCGTCAACCAGGTGCGCACATCCGGATTGAACTTCTCCCCTTCAAAGACCTTGGCAGCGGCGCGGAAGTGACCGATGTTGGTCATGCAGGAGCCGATGAAAACGTCATTGATAGGCGTACCCGCCACTTCAGAGAGCAACTTGACGTCATCAGGGTCATTGGGGCAAGCCAGGATGGGCTCGGTGATCTCGTCCAGGTTGATCTCGATGACTTCGGCGTATTCGGCGTTGGAATCGGCTTCGATGAGCTTGGGGTTCTTCAGCCACTCTTCCACTTCGCCAATACGACGCTCCAGGGTTTCGGCATCCTGGTAACCGTCCTCAATCATCTGCTTCATCAGGGCGATGTTGGACTTGAGGTAGGCAACGACGCTTTCCTCAGAGAGCTTGATGCAGCCAGCCGCAGCGGAGCGCTCGGCGGCAGCGTCAGTCAGCTCAAAAGCCTGCTCAACGCTGAGCTCCGGCAGCCCTTCCATCTCCAGGATGCGGCCATTGAAGCAGTTGACCTTGCCCGCCTTGGGAACGGTCAGCAGACCCTGCTTGATGGCGTAGTAAGGGATGGCGTTGACCACGTCGCGCAGGGTAATGCCTTCACGCAGCTTGCCGCTGAAGCGTACCAACACAGACTCAGGCATATCCAGAGGCATAAAGCCCAGGGCACCGGCAAAGGCGATGAGACCGGAACCGGCGGGAAAGGAAATGCCGATGGGGAAGCGGGTGTGGGAGTCACCACCCGTACCGACGGTGTCGGGAACCAACAGACGGTTGAGCCAGGAGTGAATAACCCCGTCGGAAGGACGCAGGGCCACGCCGCCGCGCTCAGCCACAAAGTTGGGCAGGGTGTTGTGCATGTGCACGTCCGCTGGCTTGGGGTAAGCGGAGGTGTGGCAGAAGGACTGCATGTAGAGACCAGCCTGGAACTTAAGGCAGGCCAGCTCTTTGAGCTCGTCGGCCGTCATCATGCCGGTGGTGTCCTGGGAGCCGACCGTAGTCATGGTGGGCTCGCAAGCCGTTCCGGGCAGAACGCCGGGCAGACCACAGGCCTTGCCAACGATTTTCTGGGCCTGAGTGTAGCCCTGACCAGCTTTAGGCTCGGGGTTGTCAGGCTTGATAAAGAGATCGCTCTCAGCCTGACCCAGCAGGCGACGAGTGGCGTTGGTGAGAGAACGGCCAATAATCAGGGGCACGCGGCCACCGGCGCGGTACTCATCTTTAAGGGTCCCGGGGCTGACCTTAAAGGTACTCAGGGTTTCGCCAGCCTCGTTCTTGATGGTGCCCGCTTCTGTGTTAATGGTCACCACGTCGCCCATTTTGAGCTTGGAGACGTCACAGCGCAGGGGCAGAGCGCCGGAATCCTGAGCCGTGTTAAAGAAGATGGGAGCAATAGCGTTACCGATAATCACACCACCGCGACGCTTGTTGGGAACAAAGGGAATATCTTCGCCAATGTGCCACAGCAGGGAGTTACAGGCGGACTTGCGCGAGGAGCCGGTGCCAACCACGTCGCCGACAAAGGCCACGCTGTAGCCCTCCTGGCGCATTTTGGCAATTTCTTCCAAGCCACCGGGGAAGCGTTTGTTGCCCATGCACTGGGCGTGCAGGGGGATGTCGGGGCGGCTCCACGCCTCGGAGGCTGGTGAGAAGTCGTCCGTATTGATTTCGCCTTCCACACGGAAGATCTTAACCTTGATCTCCTTGGGGAACTCAGGCTTGCTGGTGAACCACTCAGCCGCAGCCCAGGAGTCGATAACGCTCTTGGCAGCCGTGCTGCTCTTGGCCGTAGCAAAAATGTCGTCAACCTTGTCAAATATCAAAACCAGCTTCTTCAGGGCCTCGGCGGCATCGTCAGCCAATTCCTTGTCCAGCAGCAGGTCAATAAGGTACTGCAGGTTGTAGCCACCCAGCATCGTGCCCAGCAGCTGTACCGCATCCTTCTTGGAAATAACCGGGGAAGTTACTTCACCCTTGGCAATCTGGGAAAGAAAAGCCGCCTTGACTTCGGCAGCTGGATCAACGCCGGGAGAGACGCGATCGCGAATAAGGTGCAGCAGCAGCTCACCTTTACCCGCCGGGGGATTCTGCAACAGGCTGCACAGTTCAGTGGTCTGCTCGGGGGTCAGGGGTTTTGGGGGGATTCCCTGGGAGTTTCGCTCCTTCTCATGTTCAAGGTACGCGTCAATCATAGACATCTCCTGTAGCATTTTTTGGTCATTTACAAATGAAATGATAGCGTGTTGTGCAAAATAAAATGCAATTTCATTTTAGCAAAATATTGTATACGATTGAAGTGCTTTTTTGAAACCAACCATGAAAATATCGCCGACAACACTGTAAGGCTTGAGTTAGCGAGAAAAATACTATAATCTGCGCTGTTATCAGGAATACTTTTTGCTCCTGCTGGTGGCATTTGGAAAGTGCCGTGTGATCAAGTTGCGAAGGAGAAACCGGTGCTCAGAACACTGCTGCATCTTCTATTGGTGCTATTTCTTGCGGCAGCCATCCCCGGTGGCCCGCTGGCTGATGATGCCTTTGAGCGGGCCCAGCGCGACTACGAACAGCTACTGAATCAGGATGGCGTGCAGTACCGCTCTGCCTGGCTGGGGACTATCGAGCGCTTCGAGCACTACTACCTCAACTATGCCGAGTCTCACCAGGCTCCTCAGGCCATGTTCAATTCTGCCGAAGCCTACCTTCGCCTCCACCAACTTTCCGGCAAGAGCTACGACCTGGAGCAGTCCCTCAGCACCTATCGCACCCTGCCCCGTCGCTACCCCGACCACAAGCTGGCCAGTCAGTCTGCCTATATGGCCGGATACATTTATGAGCAACATAAAAACGACATCCTGCTGGCAGTACGCCACTACGAGCAGCTTATCGAGCGCTTCCCCGAAAGTGACGCTGCCGTCCGTGCCCTGCAGCGCCTGGACGACCTGGGTGATATTGCCCGCTCCCCCCTGGCCCTGGCAGCACAGCAGCGCAGCCAGACATCCCCCACCGTAACCCGCACCGCCCTGGCTCAGCCCGACCGGGATCCCGGCAGCTCCCCCAAATCAGCCCAGCTGGTTAACGTGGACACCTTCTCCAACCAGGATTACACCCGCGCTGTCATGCGCTTTGCCGACGCCAATGGCGACGTCACCTTCAAAAAGCATTGGCTGCGGGAAGACCGCAGTCTGAATATGCCTCCCCGGCTCTTCATCGATATCTTCGATGCCCAGCTGGCAGGTGACATGGAAAACATCGTTCTGGACAACACCCACCTGCAGGGAGTGCGCATGGCCCAGTACGACAGCGACACCGTGCGGGTGGTTTTCGACATCAACAGCGTCAGCGACTTCAAAGTTTTTGTCCTGCAAAATCCAGTGCGGGTAGTGGTGGACCTGACTTCGGACCCGGAACCTGACCCCATGGCCATCACCCGCAACCTGCTGCAGGCAGCCAAAAAGGCGCCACCAGAGCCAGTCATAACGGCCGAGCGCCCCGCTGCTGCCAGCCCTTCTCCACCCTCAGACAGCAACCTGGTGAACGACCCTTCCAAATTGCCAGCAGAAGGTGGGCGCCTGCAGCTGGCCTCCCTGGAACCCCACTCCCTCAGCCTGGCCAAGCAGCTGGGGCTGGGCATAAACACCGTAGTTATCGACCCGGGCCACGGGGGCCGCGACCCGGGGGCCGTAGGCCACCGGGGACTGAAAGAAAAAGACGTGGTGCTGGACGTGTCACGACGTGCTGCAGAGTACCTGCGGCGCAACTCTGACCTCAATGTACTGCTGACCAGAGAAAAAGATGAGTTCCTGCCCCTGGAGGCCCGCACCGCCTTTGCCAACACCCACCGGGCCGACCTTTTCGTCTCCGTTCACACCAACGCTTTCCGCGACAGCTCCGTGCACGGTATCGAAACCTACTACCTTAATATTACCAGCGACCCCCGGGCCATGGAGGTAGCTGCCAGAGAGAACTCCATCTCTCAGCGCAACGTCAGCGACTTGCAGAATATCCTTAACGATCTGATGATGAACTCCAAGATCAGCGAATCCTCGGTTATGGCCCAGGTAATCCACAACGACCTGTACCAGGGCGTTCGCCGCCACCACCCCGAAACCCGCAATGCCGGCATCAAGAAGGCTCCCTTCTATGTCCTCATCGGCGCCCAGATGCCCTCTATCCTGGTGGAACTGGGCTTCATAACCAACCCGCGGGAAGGAGCCCTGATGGCTACCGAAAACTACCGCCAAATGCTGGCGGAAAATATGGCGCGTGGCATTATCCGCTACGCCGAAAACCATGACTAAGGAGCACACATTGCAAAAATTTGACATATTTGAAGCCTTCATCCAGTACTACGGCTCTGCCTACCTGGTCGTCAACCGCAACCAGGGCGAGTGCTACGGCATCAAGGAAAACTACTTCAAGGACAATCAGGTAGTCCTGGTATTTAACCCCCTCTCCCAGCCCCCCTGGAGCTACGAAGACGACACCCTGCACTGCATCCTCTCCTTTGATGGGGAACGCTGCGATGTGGCCATCGAACAAAATGCCGTAGCCGCCACCTACTGTGTCCATGAAGGCCATATTCAGGCCCAGGCCGTATTCCCCCCGGATCTGGACGAAATCGTCTTTGGCACTCCCCCCAAGGAGAGCAAACGACTTGAGCCCACCGACGACAAGAAAATCCTCAAACTCTTTTAATTCCATGAATAACGCCATTTTTCGCGCCAACGACATCCGGGGTGTGGCCCAGCGGGACCTGACCCCAAACGTCACCCGCAAACTGGGCTGGGCCCTGGGCCAGTGGCTTGAGCAACAGGGGCACCACAACCCCCGCATCTTTATCGGCATCGACGCCCGCCCCCACTCCCCCGGAATCGCCGACGAAGTTGTCAGCGGCCTGCTGCGATACCCGTGCCAGATCACCCATGGCGGACTCACCACCTCCCCCGTAAGCTACTTTGCCGGCTTTGCCCCAGGCGGAGCCTATGACGCCACCATAATGATTACCGGCAGCCACAATCCGCCCCAGCACAACGGTCTCAAAATCACCCACCGTGGCCAGGGCCTTGAACGCAACCAGCTCCAGCAGCTGCGCCAGATAGCAACCCAGGACATCGCACCCACCGAACAGCCCATGAAAGGTTCGTTGCGCCACCACTCCCTCAACCCCACCTACCTGGACTACGTGCAGAAGAAATTCAGCTCCCTTGCCGGCCTGAAAATCGGCCTGGACAGCGCCAATTCCACCGTAGGACTCCTGGCACCGGAGCTTTTCAGGCGCCTGGGGGCCAAGGTATTTGACCTTTACTCCCATGTGGACGGCCGCTTTCCCAACCACCATCCCGACCCCACCATCCCTGCCAACCTGCAGGACCTACAACAACTGGTACAGCAGGAAGGACTGGATGCGGGCTTCGGTTTCGACGGCGATGGCGACCGCATTGGAGTCGTCATCCCCGACCCCTGGGGGAACGAGCCCAAAATCCTCTGGTCGGACCAGCTCCTGCTGCTCTTTGCCCGGGACATGGCGCGCCAGCAACCGCAGCGCCTCTTCACCGTGGTTTCAGAAGTCAAGTGCTCCCAGCTCATGTACGACCAACTGGACGCCCTGCCCGGAGTAGAAACCATCATGTGGAAGGCGGGGCACAGCTTTATCAAGTCCCGCATGCGCCAAAGCGGCGCCCTGCTGGGAGGGGAGATGAGCGGCCACATATTTTTTGCCGACGAGTACCTGGGTTTTGACGACGCCCTCTACGCCGCGTGCCGCTTCAGCCGCATGCTGCAGGGGGGGATGAACATCTGCCAGGAGCTGGCCGACTTCAGCACCATCGCCTCTACGCCGGAAATACGGCTGGAAGTAACCGAAGAAGAAAAAACCATCGTGGTGGAGAGCCTGGCAAACCAACTGCAGGACCCCGTCCAGCAGCACCGCCACGGCATCGTTGAAATTATAGACATCGACGGCCTGCGCCTGCGCTTTACCGATGGCAGCTGGGCCCTGATACGGGCCAGCAACACCCAGCCCGCTGTGGTCATGCGGGTGGAAGCCCCCACCGTCGAACTGATGAACCACTACCAGGAATTTTTGCAAAATCATATGAGGCAGTGCCTGAAAACTGCCGGGGAGATGACGCGATGAACGACCAGCTCAGGGAACTCTTGCAGACCATGGCCCAGCAGGGCTCGTCCGACTTACACCTGGTGGAAGGCAGCCCGGCACAAATCCGCGTTGACGGCCGCCTGCAGACCGTCAATGACCAAGTGCTCAGCGGTGACGACATCGGCACCATGTGTTACAGCATTCTGGAAGAAGCCGAGCAACAACAGTTTGACAGCAGCGGTGAACTGGACAAAGCCATCCTGCTGGAAGGCACCGGACGCTTTCGCCTCAACATGTACAAGGCCCTGGGACAGCCAGCAGCAGCCTTCCGTATTATACCCGAGAGCATACCCTCCCTGGACGACCTCAACTGCCCCGCCGTCTACAAATCGCTGGTAAAGCGGGAAAAGGGCCTGATTCTCGTCACCGGCCCCACCGGCAGCGGCAAGTCCACCACCCTGGCTGCCATGCTCAACGAAATCAACCTTACCGAGCACAAGCACATCATCACCATTGAAGACCCGGTGGAATTTATCCACCGCAACCACAAGTGCCTCTACTCCCACCGCAACGTGGGCAAAGACACCCAGAGCTTCCCCCAAGCCCTCAAGTACGCCATGCGGGAAGACCCCGACATCATCCTCATCGGCGAAATGCGGGACCGGGCCACCATCGAGGCCGCCCTCACCGCCGCCGAAACCGGCCACCTGGTCTTTGGCACCCTGCATACCAACTCCGCCCCCCAGACCATCAACCGCATCATCGACGTCTTTCCCGGTGATGAACAGGCCCAGATCCGGGCTCAGCTTTCCGTCAGCCTGGTGGCAGTCATCGCTCAGGTGCTGGTACCCAAAGTGGAAAAAGGACGAGTGGCCGTGCCGGAGATACTCCTCAACACCAGTGCCGTGGGGAACCTGATCCGGGAGAGCAAAGTACACCAGATCTACTCCCAAATGGAGCTGGGCCGCAACATGGGCATGCAAACCCAACCCCGGGTCATGGCCGAACTGGTACAGGACGGCATCATCGCCAAGGAAACCGCTTTCCAGTTCTCCAACAACCCGGATGAATTGATGCGCAATCTCAGCGGCAGTTGAACCCCAAAGGCCAAGACCAAACAGGATGAAAGGGCTGGTAGCTGGTAGCTGGTAGCTGGTAGCTGGTAGCTGGTAGCTGGTAGCTGGTAGCTGGTAGCTGGTAGCTGGTAGCTGGAGAGTGTAGTGAGCAGGATCTTGCCAGGTCAATCTGCGCCCATCTGCGTAATCTGCGGATAGAGACTTCCTGCTCACGGCTTTCCATGCCGACCATCGCTGCCTTCATCCCTGTAAAACTCTCTTCTCCCCGCTTTAGCGCAAAAACTCCGGCAAGTGGCTGCGCAAATCCGGCGCCGCAAGCCTGGTATAGTCCTTGTCTATCTCCTGGGCCACCAGGGCCTGCACCTCAGCCTTCAGCGACTTGCGCAGCAAGCCCAAAAAACCCGGGGGAGCCACCAGGTACAGCCGCTCCAGCTCACCTTGCCCCCGATAGTGGTTCACCAGATCCGCCAGCTCTTTGGCAAAGGTAATCGCCTCCTGCTCCTTGGGATCCACCGACTGGGACATGGCGCTGCGACTCTCCCCCGCACTCTGGAAACTGCGTCCATGACGATCGCTGGTCAAATCCTGCTGCCGCAACTGGGAGGCGGGATGACTGCGGGACTCCAGCTCCCGCAAAGGGCCAGTGGGGCTTTCCACAGTAAACAGACGGGCACGGGAAGCATTGGCAACCAGAATAAGCGTTTTGGGCATCTGAAAGTGTGGCGTGTTCATGACAGCCTCCTTCGTTTCGTGTTTTTTTGCGCAGGCAAGGGTTTCCAAATCATCATAAAACGCAGAAGAAAAACCCTCCGCACGTTATGCCGCAAATAGACACATAAAAAAAATCATTCTGCCCATTTGTGTCTTGCGAAGCATCTGCGTTTTGTGATAATAGACCGTATTGCCACATTACCGGCGGCACCCCTCCGCTCTGCAATACCCACCGCCGCCGGATTGAGGCAATAAGATCGTAAAATCTCCCAGGGATCGCACATCGATATCCGGGCCATACAACTTCCATACATGAAGGAGACCAGACATGCAAGACGTAGCAAACACCAAAGTGGAAAAAGAAACCATCAACCAGCGCCGCAAGCGGCAAAAGGGTTTTACCCTTATCGA
The Desulfurispira natronophila genome window above contains:
- a CDS encoding type IV pilus twitching motility protein PilT, with translation MNDQLRELLQTMAQQGSSDLHLVEGSPAQIRVDGRLQTVNDQVLSGDDIGTMCYSILEEAEQQQFDSSGELDKAILLEGTGRFRLNMYKALGQPAAAFRIIPESIPSLDDLNCPAVYKSLVKREKGLILVTGPTGSGKSTTLAAMLNEINLTEHKHIITIEDPVEFIHRNHKCLYSHRNVGKDTQSFPQALKYAMREDPDIILIGEMRDRATIEAALTAAETGHLVFGTLHTNSAPQTINRIIDVFPGDEQAQIRAQLSVSLVAVIAQVLVPKVEKGRVAVPEILLNTSAVGNLIRESKVHQIYSQMELGRNMGMQTQPRVMAELVQDGIIAKETAFQFSNNPDELMRNLSGS
- a CDS encoding N-acetylmuramoyl-L-alanine amidase — protein: MLRTLLHLLLVLFLAAAIPGGPLADDAFERAQRDYEQLLNQDGVQYRSAWLGTIERFEHYYLNYAESHQAPQAMFNSAEAYLRLHQLSGKSYDLEQSLSTYRTLPRRYPDHKLASQSAYMAGYIYEQHKNDILLAVRHYEQLIERFPESDAAVRALQRLDDLGDIARSPLALAAQQRSQTSPTVTRTALAQPDRDPGSSPKSAQLVNVDTFSNQDYTRAVMRFADANGDVTFKKHWLREDRSLNMPPRLFIDIFDAQLAGDMENIVLDNTHLQGVRMAQYDSDTVRVVFDINSVSDFKVFVLQNPVRVVVDLTSDPEPDPMAITRNLLQAAKKAPPEPVITAERPAAASPSPPSDSNLVNDPSKLPAEGGRLQLASLEPHSLSLAKQLGLGINTVVIDPGHGGRDPGAVGHRGLKEKDVVLDVSRRAAEYLRRNSDLNVLLTREKDEFLPLEARTAFANTHRADLFVSVHTNAFRDSSVHGIETYYLNITSDPRAMEVAARENSISQRNVSDLQNILNDLMMNSKISESSVMAQVIHNDLYQGVRRHHPETRNAGIKKAPFYVLIGAQMPSILVELGFITNPREGALMATENYRQMLAENMARGIIRYAENHD
- a CDS encoding host attachment protein, whose protein sequence is MNTPHFQMPKTLILVANASRARLFTVESPTGPLRELESRSHPASQLRQQDLTSDRHGRSFQSAGESRSAMSQSVDPKEQEAITFAKELADLVNHYRGQGELERLYLVAPPGFLGLLRKSLKAEVQALVAQEIDKDYTRLAAPDLRSHLPEFLR
- a CDS encoding bifunctional aconitate hydratase 2/2-methylisocitrate dehydratase, producing MIDAYLEHEKERNSQGIPPKPLTPEQTTELCSLLQNPPAGKGELLLHLIRDRVSPGVDPAAEVKAAFLSQIAKGEVTSPVISKKDAVQLLGTMLGGYNLQYLIDLLLDKELADDAAEALKKLVLIFDKVDDIFATAKSSTAAKSVIDSWAAAEWFTSKPEFPKEIKVKIFRVEGEINTDDFSPASEAWSRPDIPLHAQCMGNKRFPGGLEEIAKMRQEGYSVAFVGDVVGTGSSRKSACNSLLWHIGEDIPFVPNKRRGGVIIGNAIAPIFFNTAQDSGALPLRCDVSKLKMGDVVTINTEAGTIKNEAGETLSTFKVSPGTLKDEYRAGGRVPLIIGRSLTNATRRLLGQAESDLFIKPDNPEPKAGQGYTQAQKIVGKACGLPGVLPGTACEPTMTTVGSQDTTGMMTADELKELACLKFQAGLYMQSFCHTSAYPKPADVHMHNTLPNFVAERGGVALRPSDGVIHSWLNRLLVPDTVGTGGDSHTRFPIGISFPAGSGLIAFAGALGFMPLDMPESVLVRFSGKLREGITLRDVVNAIPYYAIKQGLLTVPKAGKVNCFNGRILEMEGLPELSVEQAFELTDAAAERSAAAGCIKLSEESVVAYLKSNIALMKQMIEDGYQDAETLERRIGEVEEWLKNPKLIEADSNAEYAEVIEINLDEITEPILACPNDPDDVKLLSEVAGTPINDVFIGSCMTNIGHFRAAAKVFEGEKFNPDVRTWLTPPTRMDYKKLMEEATFAKFSAVGGRVEQPGCSLCMGNQARVPDKATVFSTSTRNFDNRLGDGAQVFLGSAEVAAVTALSGKIPTPDEYLQKYKERIAPHAEEIYSYLQLDELPKSISSLV
- a CDS encoding phosphomannomutase/phosphoglucomutase → MNNAIFRANDIRGVAQRDLTPNVTRKLGWALGQWLEQQGHHNPRIFIGIDARPHSPGIADEVVSGLLRYPCQITHGGLTTSPVSYFAGFAPGGAYDATIMITGSHNPPQHNGLKITHRGQGLERNQLQQLRQIATQDIAPTEQPMKGSLRHHSLNPTYLDYVQKKFSSLAGLKIGLDSANSTVGLLAPELFRRLGAKVFDLYSHVDGRFPNHHPDPTIPANLQDLQQLVQQEGLDAGFGFDGDGDRIGVVIPDPWGNEPKILWSDQLLLLFARDMARQQPQRLFTVVSEVKCSQLMYDQLDALPGVETIMWKAGHSFIKSRMRQSGALLGGEMSGHIFFADEYLGFDDALYAACRFSRMLQGGMNICQELADFSTIASTPEIRLEVTEEEKTIVVESLANQLQDPVQQHRHGIVEIIDIDGLRLRFTDGSWALIRASNTQPAVVMRVEAPTVELMNHYQEFLQNHMRQCLKTAGEMTR